The Cuculus canorus isolate bCucCan1 chromosome 26, bCucCan1.pri, whole genome shotgun sequence genomic sequence CTTCTCTCTTCCTCATAAAAAGGAAGCTCCCTAAGACCCATCCTGAACTCAAAACAACCTCAAGCAAATGCTCCCAAATCCTGTCCCTGACCTAAACTCCAAGTCCCAAATTAACCCACCAACCTGTAAATCCTGTCAAACACTGTGTATTTTattgatttcctttttaaaggcTTGAATTTTTAAGCTGGCTGGTGACCAAACAGCTTGAATGTGTGGTGATCTCTCCAGCAGTGTTTTCATTCTGGGTTGGGCACCAGCCAGGTAAACACATCAACTTTGCCTCTGTACAATGGAAGTCCCTGCCCTGTGCAGGCTGGTTTGGATTAAAAGGAAACTAAAATGGGCGAGATTGTGTTTGGGAGGTTGGAGCTCTTCGTGGAAAGAGATCAGGGGGAGGAGAAAGTTGACATCCTCCTTCTCCaagtggtggagcctccatccctggagggatccAAAGAGCGTGTGAATGTGGCACTTTAGTACATGGTTTtgcaggcatggtggggttgggctgatggttggactggatgagtttggagggcttttccaaccttgatgaATCTATGATTCCCCTCTGGAGCTGTGGCAGCTACAGGGTAGGGATGCTGCCATAGGGCATTTGGGTGTCCCTGTCTCATTGTGTGCTTCAGTTGGAcatttctgctctgcagtagGTCCCATGGTAGCACAGGGGAAATATCTGCCCTGGCTCCACTTGGCTTGttccaacctgcccttgaagCACCCCAGGTTGAGCTGATCCTCTTTGCAGAGATGTTTCTTGTTGGTTTGCTTAGAACTGGTCCTTTTTAGCCCATGCATGACAGGGGATTCCTGATGTTCTTCAACCCCCATGGctttgctgcagagccagcagctctCAAACACCATCTGCCTCCTCCATGATGGGTGCTGAGAAGGGGAAGACCTCCTGGTGCAGGTTGGTGATGAAGCAGGGCATCTGCTTGCACCCCTCGTAGCTGCCCCTGGCCTGGCAGTGAAAGGCCACCTTGCCGTTAATGCGGGTGAGGAGGCGGATGAGGTCCAGGTGACGTTCCTCTCCCTCCAGTACCTTCAGCAGGGCCTGGAGGAACATGGATCCGGAGGGGTTGAGGAAGGCGACATAGCCTGAGGAGCACAAATGAAGGAGAACAGCGTTGGCTGTGCCGTGGCCCTGTGGTGGCAGGGTTTCTGAGAGAACACAGTGTGTCCAGAGTTGTCCCTTACCTGGGCTGCAGGCGAACATCACGACGGTTTGGGGCGGGATGGTGGGGATGTCCAAGAGGCATTCTGGCTCGCACTCCGGCTCTGGCTCCCCACTGTCACACTCCAGAACCACCCCCTGATCCAGTTCTTTTCCCCGGCAGGCCTGCGGGTAGAACGGCTGTCGTGAActtccctctgctctctcttATTCATCTCCAGAGCAAGCCCAAAGCTCCTTGGCTGTGGACACATAGTCCCTCAAGCCAAGCATAAAACCCACCCCATGGCgcagagcccctcccagctcaCATTCCCCGAGTCCTACAGCCCCCATGGTTCCTTTCCCATCTTCGTCCCCTTTCAATCTCATCCATCGAGCATCCTCTTCCCTTGTCATCCATTGCAGCTCAGCTTTGCCAAGCCTCTCTTCACAATGACCCTGGAGATGGAGCTCCATCCTCTCTTCCCTATGCATTTCTCACTAGGCTGATGCTCCTTTGCTTCACGTTTACCAGTCCTCTCGCCAGCAGTTGTGGTGCTCCAGGTGGGAACCCAGAAATCCACCTGGAAACACAGGAGTGCACTGGGAAAGCCCTGGCAGAGATTCCCCCTTGGAGCACAGCCTTTGCACAGCCTGGTTTGCATGGTCCTTTGTCCTATCTGATAGTTTGGTGTTTcttagaattatggaatggtttgggttgcaaagggacctcaaagcccatccacttccaccccatgccatgggcagggacacctcccactgtacctggttgctcaaagccccatccaacctgaccttgatcacctccaggggtggggcagccaccactgctctgggcaacgtgggccagggcctccccaccctcacagcaaaacatttcttcctaagatctcatctcagtctcccttctttcagcttaaaaccattcccccttgtcctatccctacactcCGTGATCAAGAGAccctcttcagcttttctggagcctctttccgtactgggagctgctctaaggtctccctggagccttctcttctccagtcttcCCTCACTGAACAGCCAGGAGAGGTGGACAAAGGCCACCAGGAGCGGTGGTGATTcagaggggcagcagctggggctTAAACATCCTCAGCCCTGCAGTGTTTGCTCAACGGATAACCATGTTTGTCAGGGTGAGCTTTGCCAGCTGATGGAGGCACTCAGCCCAGTCACTGGGTTGTTGTCTCATGCAGGGGACTCCCCAGATGTCTTCACTCCCTGACTAGCAGCTGAGCCCTTTATCAGCAGGAAACGAATGCTGTGAGTAATTTATGCCGGCTTTGAGGAAAAAGAGTTACATCTATTTGCATAACGTTTGCAGAGCTTGCACTGTCTGCCGCTGCCCATCCAGCCATGGGGTTGTTTGTTCAGTGACTGAATCCTCCTTGTTGATCCATGTTAAAGCACAATTCCAGGGCTCCTTCCCAGCAAGGGCACGTTCATGCTTCTATTGGGCTTCTATTGGGCCTTCATTGTCTTCCCTACTCCATGACCTGTTCACAGTtgagttggggttcttcagcaTGGAggagactccagggagaccttagagcagcttccagttcggaaaggggctccaggaaagctgggaggggctctggatcaggaagtgcaaggataggatgaggggaatggttttgagcagaaagaggggagactgagatgagatcttaggaagaaatgttttgctgtgcgggtggggaggccctcgcccacgttgcccagagcagtggtggctgccccatccctggaggtgtccaaggccaggttggatcgggctttgagcaacctgctccagagggaggtgtccctgcccatggcaggacgtggaactgggtgggcttttaGGTTCCTTCAAACCAATTTCAGGATTGTATGGTTCTCCCAGCCCTACAACAGAGGTTTGCTGTGCCCAAATGTCATGGAGATAGGATTTGAAGGCAGCTTTTATGGCTTCATCTATATCCTGGCGGTGTCTGGGAGGAATATTTAATCCCCGTAGTGTCACGTATCATAGCAAACACTTTGTTTTCAGCTCAGATAGTCCCAAGGGTGCAAAGTACCAGGAGAAACGCTCCTGGCTGGGACACGTGGATGAGATTGGAGCTGTTTCCTCATGAAGAGACACGTGTGTGTGGGTGGTGACAGCCTGGTATACGAGCATTTGCAACAAGCAAAGAAACCTCATCATCGGTGAAAGCATGAAAAGAGAGGGATAGGGTTGTGGTGGGGAACTGAGGAGCGATGAAAGGCTGGAGCCCTCACATGGATGTAAGAAAACCCACCATGAAAGCAGACTCACACCGGCAGCACCATTAAACCTTGTGCTTGTGCCCATCTGATGCTGCACCAGTTTAGGAATAAAGGGGTCAGGTTCTCACCCAATGGCTGTGTTACCTGGATGAAGAAGATTTTGGGGATTTTCCTGAGCACCGGGCACTTCTCTGATGATAAAATCTGGAAAAGGTGGCTCAGCTGAACGGGCTCCGTGTCGCAACCGAATATGATGCCCTCCTCTCCGTGGCTGGAAATGATGCTTACAAAGTATTCGCCATGCTCATGGTAGTGCTCTGCAAGGACACAGTCAAAACAACACCATACAGCATTGACCTGAGCTGGTGCCACGGGTGGGAAatgggctggagcatctcctgtgtGAGtataggctgagagagttgaggttgttcaagctggagaagagaaggctctggggagaccttagagcagcttccagtacttcagTACCtcaaggggctccaagaaagctggggaggggctgtttacaaaggcctggagagacaggaggaggggcaatgggtataaactggagaggggcagatttagactgaacataaggaggaatttcttcacgatgaaggtggggaggccctggctgaggtttcccagagcagtgatggctgcctcatccctgaaggtgttcaaggccaggctggatggggcttggagcctctgatccagttggaggtgtccctgcctatggcagggactggaactggatggactttgaggtcccttccaattcaaaccattctatgattctatgatctgggCTTCGGAAGGGGTAAGAAGCGGGGTTTAGGGGTGTGTACCTTGCCAGTAGAGATCTTCTATCTCCTTGGCTGTCTTGTTGCTCACCAGCTTCACTGTATAATTGAGCCGTGAGAGCACATTGGacagcttctctgcttctcgCTTGGCTCCTCTCCGGGTCCCAAATGCCATATTACCATCGCTGCTGTGGAAATGGGTGTTGACGATGACAAGAGCCCGGCTTTGGCTCAGCTGGGACATGCTGAGATGTCTCCTTGGATGGGTAGGTGGTCTCCAAACCCCCACTGTGCTGACACAGAGCTCAGCTTGTCTGGCAGTGAGCTCTGAGGAGCTCCTTTGGGAAGCCCAGGAGAGCGTATCCTGCTCCACTGGCTGACtcagcaccagcacagctgaTTCCCAAGGGCAAGGCAGCAGCAACATCCTGTCACCTGCCAAGGAGTGCAGTGGCACCTAGGCATGACTCATGGGGGTAGGAGAGGGGCATGGCTTGCCCTGGGAACAGCTGTGAGGGCTGAGCTGGTGCCTTTCAAGCCTGGAGCTTatggagatggaagaggaaggaaagaaaagaggattgtTTTCTCCAGTGATGGTGTAAGGTTGGGGGATGGAGGTGTCTGCATTGCAGAAAGCACCAGGAACAACAGGGTAATCCCTTCCTGCCTTTCTCACCTCAGATCAGTCTTGGTTTGGCtcctcccatacaaggacaggctgagagagagatggagttgttcagcctggagaagaagagggctccagggagacctcagagcagtttccagtatggaaagggactgcaggaaagctgggaaggggctcctGATCAAGGAatgcaaggataggatgagggggaatggttttgagctgcaagagggaagactgagatgagatcttagggagaaattcttcattttgcGGATTTTGCAGAGGTTGCCTAGAggagtggctgccccatccatggaggtgttcaaggccaggatggatggagcttggagtGACTGGAaccagagggaggtgtccctgcccatggcaagggatggaattgaatgggctttgaggtcccttccgacccaacAGCCTTCTCGCCCGACTCACCCCAGCCCTACTGACCCCACATCAAAAGGCACAAATCACAAGGCGATGATGATGTGATTTATATTTGGTCTCATGTGGTTCCCTTCCCATTTAGAGAGGGCTTTGATCATGTTCCCAAGCTTCTCCCAGCAGACACAAAGCCTAAGATTTCTTTATTGCTACAGGATTGGGGGTTGCATTATCGCATGCCTCTGGGGGCAGAGCAACACCACGGTGTCAGCAGCCTTGAGGGGCGCAATCAGTGTGGAGCACGTAGTTCTGCTCCTCCACCACAACGAGGCATGACTTTGGAAGCActaaacagcaagaaaacacCTTAAATAGCTTTAAAACTGGCTTAAATCCCTTCATGCTGGCCTTGGCGTGTGAGAAGGACCTGCTTATTCCACCACCCTAAAAGACCATGTCCATGAGCCTCTCCTGGGCAGCCATAGTGATGGGGCTTAGGTTGGTGTGGTTTCTCCTTGTTTAAATGCAGCTGGTGTCCATCTAGCGGCTGGTGGGGCTCTACCAAACCTGCCTGATACTGCCTGGGCAAGCCTGTGCTCAGCTCCATCTCAGGGAGGTGCTGCTTCCTTCACAGCCCCTGGAGTCCCACCTGGAGCTTTATGAGCCCAGTGAAACTTAATGAGCCCAACTCGGCACCAAAGCCACCAGCTGAAAGTGGGAAAAACATCCCCTGGGGGCTTGTTCAGGAGACCTGGGGAATGCAGGTGAAAGTTGATGCTCTTCTGATGGTCCATGCAGCTGTCAGACATCAATGGGGCTCAAGCATCCTGGGTGTTGCTGGTAGAGGCTGTTGGTTTTTGTCTTCTGGTCCAGCCTGGTTTTTGAGGTTGCCTTAACTTCTGGCCACTGCTTCACGTGGAGCCCTTCTTCCCTATGCTGGGAGGTTTGCCCTCAAAAGATGTGGCCTGAGATCAAAGCTGGCTTTTCCTTACTAGAGGCGGACATTGTGGTGGAAGGAGGTGAGCTCTAGTCGACAAGGGCCAAGGCAAGCTGGGTGGAAATGGGAATGGCATCTTCCAAATGGCTTTGCGTTGGGGAAGGATGTGCTATGGGCAACTTACAGCAGAGAATAAGGCACTGGGGGTGACCAAGGGGAATAGAGGGGACAAGGGAGGTCCTGGTTGGTGGGACAACTGGCTTCAGTCCCTCCTCTTGGAGCTGGTGGCCTCCGTGTGCTTTTTGAGCTGCGCCATGTCGATGTAGAGGTTGCGCTTGAGGACAGCACTGGCGCAGAGGAGGGCTCCTTGCAGGGCTCCCACGAAGCCCCCCAAGCACAAATCCTGCCCTGGAAGAGAGCAGGAGGTGGTGATGGCAGCGGCCGTAGTCCTCCGTGAGCAGCCCATGCTCTCCATCCCCAACTGACCATCAACACTGTTATGGACATCATCATCCCCAACCACCATCCACCTGCCACCACGCCTTCCCTTGGGTTTGAACCCACAAAAGCCCTCCCTGTCTgaccccttccttcccccagcaGGGAAAGGGCCTCATTCTGACCAGCTAAAATCATGGAATCTTTAAGATTGTAAGAGACCTCTAATATCATCAGCCCAAACAAAATATATCAGTGCTGGGCAGGGAGACCATGACCCAGAGCTGGATGAGGCAcagccctttcctcctcttgttGGGACCATGTAGTTCCACTTTGATGTGCTCCAGCGGCTCTTCCACCACCCCATGGCACACCAGCAGCTTGTCCCCTCCTTATTCTGTGACAGGACTGAAGGTTTCCCCCCGTATTCCATGGTGTCCTCATCTGAGAAGATGGTCTCTGGCTGGTGGCCATAGTACCTGTCAGGTAGAGGTTGGGGACAGCCGTCTGTGCCCTCACAGTGGCAATGGCTTCAGCTTGCAGGCGGGCGATGCCGTGGTCCATGCCGTAAATCTCTCCCTTGGGGCTGGCAATGTAGTGTTGGTTGGTGAGGGGCGTTCCTCCGGAGATGTAATCGATCTAGGGGACGACAAGGGGACAACATGGTCTGCAGGAGAAAAGTGTGATAGCATAGTGTGTTTTGTGCtccagaaagctgttttcttggGGTAGGGGCTGGGACAGGTTTGCTTGCAGCCCCTTGGGTGGTGGTTCTGGCCAAGTTTGGTCCCAGAATGGTCCTGGAGGACCACCATGCCCCCTTCTTGCACCATGTATGTTTGGGAGGTGTTGGCAATGGGTTGGTGCTGTGCTGCCCAGGTGGACCTTGTGTCCAGTAGACCCAGCTACAACATttgcaggatggggctgggtAGACAGGACCGACGAAAGGAGCTGGAGGACCA encodes the following:
- the LOC104066998 gene encoding caspase-3, with the protein product MLLLPCPWESAVLVLSQPVEQDTLSWASQRSSSELTARQAELCVSTVGVWRPPTHPRRHLSMSQLSQSRALVIVNTHFHSSDGNMAFGTRRGAKREAEKLSNVLSRLNYTVKLVSNKTAKEIEDLYWQEHYHEHGEYFVSIISSHGEEGIIFGCDTEPVQLSHLFQILSSEKCPVLRKIPKIFFIQACRGKELDQGVVLECDSGEPEPECEPECLLDIPTIPPQTVVMFACSPGYVAFLNPSGSMFLQALLKVLEGEERHLDLIRLLTRINGKVAFHCQARGSYEGCKQMPCFITNLHQEVFPFSAPIMEEADGV